The following DNA comes from SAR324 cluster bacterium.
TTCTGAAGGATGAAGGCTTCACCGCGTCTTATGCGGGACAGTCACGACAGCAATATGAAACTTCGAAAACACTCCGGAATGATTTGCGCAAGATTCTCCCTGTCAGCTTGCTCGTCATGATTATGATTCTGGCCTTTTCCTTCCGCTCAATTCGGGGGGTTCTGATTCCGCTGGGGATTGTCATCAGCGGTACTGTCTGGACAGCCGGTATTTTCGCTTTGACTGGTAATGTGCTCAATCCGCTCACCATGGTGTTGCCGCCACTGATCATTTCAGTGGGCAGTGCCTACATCATTTTTGTGCTGCATCAGTATTATGAGCTATCGGCCAGCATCCAGGAGCCACAACTTCTGATTAAAACCCTGTTCAAAAAAATAGGCCTTCCCTTGCTGGTGACAGCGCTCACAACAGTCGCAGGGTTTGCCGCTTTGGGCACCAGTCCCGTTCCTGCCATTAAAATCATGGGGTTGTATGCCAGTATCGGGGTGGTAATCATTATTCTGCTGTCCCTGACAGTTGTTCCGGCACTGCTCACCTTATTACCCGTTGTCCTCCTCAAAAAAGAATCCCATAACCTGGCGATTCTGGAACCTGTGATTCAACATTTTTCAGTCTGGGTGGGAAAATATCCCCGGTTTTTTATCACCGTGTGGTTGTTGATTGGAATCGTCTCAATTGCCGGACTATTTCAGGTAAAAATTGACAGTTCTACCAGTGCGTTTCCAGAAAACACGCCTGTCATGCAGGATCTGCGCTTCATCGAACAACATCTGGCTGGAACCAACACACTCAGGATTCTGTTTGAAAAAAAACAGGAGGAATCCAAGCTACAAAGTGCGGACTTGATGCGGAAACTGGATAAGTTCCAACAGTGGTTGCTGGAAAATTTTTCAGAACAATCTCTTCAGCCTTTGGCCGGACTTCAGGTGGACAAGATTTATAGCGTGGTGGATCTGATCAAATATCGGTTTCCCGATCTGGAACAGTTGACAGATGGCGAAGTGGAATATTTTTTTGATTTTCTCAAACGTCAGAACGGACCTGTTTATCTGAGCCCTGATCACAAACTACTGCAAATAACCCTGCGGTTGCGGAGTGAGGGTTCCAGTGCCTATCTCCAGTTGCGAGATCGACTGGAACCGGAAGTTCGGCAACGGTTCCCTGATCTGGAGGTTGTGTTTACCGGAAGTGAGGTGCTGGCCAGTGAATCTGTCAATCAGATCGCCGAAAGTCAGGTCAGTAGTGTCATTCTGGCTCTGGTGATCATCTTTGTCATTTTGTCCATTTTGTTCATGGATCCCAAAATGGGGTTGGTGGCCTTGTATCCCAATGTGGTGTCCATTGCGGTGTTTTTTGGTTTTCTGGGTTGGATGTCCATTTCCATCGGTGTCACTATTTCGGTAATTGCCGCAATTGCTCTGGGAATTGGTGTGGATGATACGATTCATTTTTTATCGCATTACAACAGCAATGTAAAACTGCTCAGAAACAAGCGCAAAGCTTCAGAGCAGGCCATTCTTCAAATCGGCCGTCCCGCGACCCTGACCACAGTCTCACTGTCAATGGGATTTCTGGTTTTTGTCAGTTCCGACATGCAGACTCAGGTATTGTTTGGCTTTCTTGTAGCCTTCACACTGGGTGTCTGTCTGCTCGCGGATCTGCATTTTCTTCCGGCAATCATGGTGAATACGAGACTGATCACCGTCTGGGATTATGCGGAATTAAAATATACTCCTGAATTTCTGAGCAAAATTCCGGTATTCCAGGGGCTGACAGTTCGTGAAACCAAAATAGCGACACTGATGGGCTATCCCATTGATATGAAGCCCGGAGAAACTCTGTTTCGGGAAGGCGATATCGGGAACGAACTCCTGATCATTCTGGAGGGGACCATTGAAATTTTCTGGGAAAAGGAGTTTCATCAGCAGGAAAAAGTCCTGGCCACCTTGACGCAGGGAGACAGTTTCGGGGAAATGGGATTGTTCCGCAGCACCCGGCGGGCCGCGACAGTTCGCGCAGTCCAAAACACCAAGCTACTGGCTCTGACCAAAGAGGTTTTGCTGCATCTGAAATCCCGTTATCCGGCAATCGCCTCCAAATTATTTCTGAATCTGTCGTCCAAACTGTATCAGGCGATTCAGAACGCGGATCAGCAAGTCATCGGTCGAACTCATTCCGCCAAGGGGTTGAGTGAATTTTTGCAGAATGTCAATCCTACCGATGAAGAA
Coding sequences within:
- a CDS encoding MMPL family transporter; the encoded protein is MKLSYLPNQLLKHPRLILLVFAGITIFLAYSVTARLFVPDQGLLIDTSLDNYISQNSRAYQLFNESRRVFGNEQFVVLAVQPPQKKMDLNFMLRLEQLTLDLEQKIPQLLKVQSLINIPRMTGDCAGKSWFHQKNLGDYCDSLLTKYQQGLDCLQNKSSTQSGIVEPASLDLFMEDPLDTPPTPTSNRFCSPDVLEKSADILYQETASGVDQIIAEMKGNSLIVKDLMSSSADTAGILLVFHENASVDSAQIQGELSKQIQILKDEGFTASYAGQSRQQYETSKTLRNDLRKILPVSLLVMIMILAFSFRSIRGVLIPLGIVISGTVWTAGIFALTGNVLNPLTMVLPPLIISVGSAYIIFVLHQYYELSASIQEPQLLIKTLFKKIGLPLLVTALTTVAGFAALGTSPVPAIKIMGLYASIGVVIIILLSLTVVPALLTLLPVVLLKKESHNLAILEPVIQHFSVWVGKYPRFFITVWLLIGIVSIAGLFQVKIDSSTSAFPENTPVMQDLRFIEQHLAGTNTLRILFEKKQEESKLQSADLMRKLDKFQQWLLENFSEQSLQPLAGLQVDKIYSVVDLIKYRFPDLEQLTDGEVEYFFDFLKRQNGPVYLSPDHKLLQITLRLRSEGSSAYLQLRDRLEPEVRQRFPDLEVVFTGSEVLASESVNQIAESQVSSVILALVIIFVILSILFMDPKMGLVALYPNVVSIAVFFGFLGWMSISIGVTISVIAAIALGIGVDDTIHFLSHYNSNVKLLRNKRKASEQAILQIGRPATLTTVSLSMGFLVFVSSDMQTQVLFGFLVAFTLGVCLLADLHFLPAIMVNTRLITVWDYAELKYTPEFLSKIPVFQGLTVRETKIATLMGYPIDMKPGETLFREGDIGNELLIILEGTIEIFWEKEFHQQEKVLATLTQGDSFGEMGLFRSTRRAATVRAVQNTKLLALTKEVLLHLKSRYPAIASKLFLNLSSKLYQAIQNADQQVIGRTHSAKGLSEFLQNVNPTDEELKKLVDNIIHEAIITQKARQTLEKHIYADNIVSAMEKFHLDRLQQAIDSGQVLEERSDLSDIFDTVSKRDYRWLESRFEIKEMTIDQSVAQEDSLRNYMVLILEGKLGIVQYEEGQTIPLRTVFQGDVLGEEIWVFGEKTWKDDVLVLEDVKLLLIDRQGFEDIAEYKQKLATKLSYNLVSMLSNRLQEMNYKLFHKSVR